The following are encoded together in the Glycine max cultivar Williams 82 chromosome 8, Glycine_max_v4.0, whole genome shotgun sequence genome:
- the LOC102667540 gene encoding probable long-chain-alcohol O-fatty-acyltransferase 1, with translation MDIGEVERFIKVWLTTISCLCYCYYITSRIPKGFLRLLSLFPILYLFLILPLNLSSFHLAGPTTFFLVWLGTFKLILFSFNQGPLALSPPNILHFISIASLPINPKQLPPPTNKNHTNNTTQKPKWLFLLKVLIFAMIIRAYDYRENLHPHFILVLYCCHMYLGIELVLALSAAPVRTVLGFEIEPQFNEPYLSTSLQDFWGRRWNLMVTRILRPTVYHPVYRIFIHFVGPSCAKSSAVLATFLVSGLMHELIYYYLSRAPPTWEVTCFFVLHGVCTAAEVVAKKVMLRHGWRLHRVVSGPLVVAFLAVTGRWLFFPQLLRSGLDRKAIGEYAILVDFVKSMVPLYLF, from the coding sequence atGGATATTGGTGAAGTTGAGAGGTTCATCAAGGTATGGCTCACAACCATCTCATGTCTATGCTATTGTTATTACATAACTTCTAGAATACCCAAAGGCTTCTTAAGGCTTCTCTCCCTTTTCCCTATTCTCTACCTCTTCCTCATCCTTCCCTTGAACCTCTCTTCCTTCCACCTAGCTGGCCCCACCACCTTCTTCCTTGTTTGGCTTGGCACTTTCAAactcattcttttttctttcaaccaAGGCCCTCTCGCCCTATCACCCCCAAACATTCTCCATTTCATCTCCATAGCTTCCCTCCCCATCAACCCCAAACAACTCCCACCACCAACAAATAAAAACCACACAAACAACACCACCCAAAAGCCAAAATGGCTTTTCCTCCTAAAAGTGCTTATTTTTGCAATGATCATACGTGCTTATGACTATAGAGAAAATTTACACCCTCATTTCATCTTAGTCCTATATTGTTGCCACATGTACCTTGGCATAGAACTTGTGTTAGCCCTTAGTGCTGCCCCGGTTCGAACCGTTTTAGGGTTTGAGATTGAACCACAATTCAACGAACCCTACCTTTCCACGTCCCTTCAAGACTTTTGGGGTCGTAGGTGGAACCTCATGGTTACCCGTATTCTACGCCCCACCGTATACCACCCCGTATACCGTATTTTCATACACTTTGTGGGTCCTTCTTGTGCCAAGTCAAGTGCCGTGTTGGCCACGTTCCTTGTGTCCGGGCTCATGCATGAGTTAATATATTATTACCTTTCACGTGCGCCACCCACGTGGGAAGTCACGtgcttttttgtgcttcacGGTGTGTGCACGGCGGCGGAGGTGGTGGCAAAGAAGGTGATGCTCCGTCATGGATGGCGGCTGCACCGCGTTGTGTCGGGGCCGCTCGTGGTGGCGTTCTTGGCGGTCACGGGGAGGTGGTTGTTTTTTCCTCAGCTGTTGAGGAGTGGCCTGGATAGGAAGGCCATTGGGGAGTATGCAATTTTGGTGGATTTTGTTAAGTCTATGGTGCcattatatttgttttga
- the LOC100811715 gene encoding protein ENHANCED DOWNY MILDEW 2 isoform X1: MASSDDEGEAQALSVSNYYFVDDKDDEPVCFSVLPIQWSESESPVGKKMQLFLHGFVDNGLQKFFGQVVAWRFDFSYVRPEISVLSKDGRWIILEKPRKSYEDTIIRTTLITTHFLSYVKKNPDSSAKSVWDKLSKNKEFRSYEVMPLQKDLLNHMALMGEAAKRDTALEKSKLLLMVLEDKDMLKIKKLSDEEVKDLARPGFIIDDIDNGMIDEDSDGEDELFDSVCAICDNGGQLLCCDGKCMRSFHANEEDGEESTCASLGFSRKEVDEIQNFYCKNCEYNQHQCFACGTLGCSDKFSGAEVFKCASAICGFFYHPHCVAKLLHGVVEDDLKELERKIAEGGPFTCPTHYCCECKEMEDKKKHDFHFAVCRRCPKSYHRKCLPRLFRFCLCCAASTYLMIVMYGGLILHL; encoded by the exons aTGGCATCTTCAGATGATGAGGGAGAGGCTCAGGCACTATCTGTGTCGAATTACTATTTTGTAGATGACAAAGATGACGAGCCTGTGTGTTTTTCCGTGTTGCCAATTCAGTGGAGTGAGTCTGAGAGTCCAGTTGGCAAGAAAATGCAATTGTTCTTGCACGGTTTTGTGGATAATGGACTACAGAAATTTTTCGGGCAAGTCGTTGCGTGGAGGTTTGATTTTTCCTATGTTAGGCCTGAGATATCAGTGCTATCAAAGGATGGAAGATGGATTATACTTGAGAAGCCTCGTAAGAGCTATGAGGATACCATAATAAGGACTACTTTGATCACCACTCACTTCCTTAGTTATGTGAAGAAGAATCCTGACTCATCTGCGAAGTCTGTGTGGGATAAATTGAGTAAGAATAAGGAGTTTAG ATCTTATGAGGTTATGCCTTTGCAAAAAGATTTATTAAATCATATGGCTTTAATGGGTGAAGCTGCCAAAAGAGACACTGCCttagaaaagtccaag CTTCTGCTCATGGTTCTGGAAGATAAGGATATGCTGAAGATTAAAAAACTTTCTGATGAG GAAGTTAAAGATTTAGCACGACCTGGATTTATAATTGATGATATTGACAATGGTATGATTGATGAAGATTCAGATGGAGAGGATGAGTTGTTTGATTCTGTTTGTGCGATTTGTGACAATGGTGGTCAACTTTTgtg tTGTGATGGAAAGTGCATGAGGTCATTTCATGCTAATGAGGAGGATGGTGAAGAATCTACTTGTGCCTCTCTTGGTTTTAGCCGGAAGGAAGTTGat GAGATCCAGAACTTTTACTGTAAAAATTGTGAATATAATCAACATCAGTGCTTTGCATGTGGCACACTAGGCTGTTCTGATAAATTTTCTGGTGCTGAG GTTTTCAAATGTGCTTCTGCAATCTGTGGTTTCTTTTATCATCCACATTGTGTTGCAAAGTTACTTCATGGGGTAGTTGAGGATGATCTGAAGGAACTTGAGAGAAAAATTGCTGAGGGGGGACCTTTTACTTGTCCTACTCACTATTGCTGTGAATGTAAAGAAATGGAAGACAAGAAGAAACATGATTTTCACTTTGCTGTTTGTAGGCGGTGCCCCAAGTCGTATCATCGCAAATGCTTGCCAAGGTTATTTCGTTTTTGCCTGTGTTGTGCTGCTAGTACTTATTTAATGATTGTAATGTATGGAGGGTTGATTCTTCATTTATAA
- the LOC100811715 gene encoding protein ENHANCED DOWNY MILDEW 2 isoform X2, with translation MASSDDEGEAQALSVSNYYFVDDKDDEPVCFSVLPIQWSESESPVGKKMQLFLHGFVDNGLQKFFGQVVAWRFDFSYVRPEISVLSKDGRWIILEKPRKSYEDTIIRTTLITTHFLSYVKKNPDSSAKSVWDKLSKNKEFRSYEVMPLQKDLLNHMALMGEAAKRDTALEKSKLLLMVLEDKDMLKIKKLSDEEVKDLARPGFIIDDIDNGMIDEDSDGEDELFDSVCAICDNGGQLLCCDGKCMRSFHANEEDGEESTCASLGFSRKEVDEIQNFYCKNCEYNQHQCFACGTLGCSDKFSGAEVFKCASAICGFFYHPHCVAKLLHGVVEDDLKELERKIAEGGPFTCPTHYCCECKEMEDKKKHDFHFAVCRRCPKSYHRKCLPRVTVDHGPQTPPPLWT, from the exons aTGGCATCTTCAGATGATGAGGGAGAGGCTCAGGCACTATCTGTGTCGAATTACTATTTTGTAGATGACAAAGATGACGAGCCTGTGTGTTTTTCCGTGTTGCCAATTCAGTGGAGTGAGTCTGAGAGTCCAGTTGGCAAGAAAATGCAATTGTTCTTGCACGGTTTTGTGGATAATGGACTACAGAAATTTTTCGGGCAAGTCGTTGCGTGGAGGTTTGATTTTTCCTATGTTAGGCCTGAGATATCAGTGCTATCAAAGGATGGAAGATGGATTATACTTGAGAAGCCTCGTAAGAGCTATGAGGATACCATAATAAGGACTACTTTGATCACCACTCACTTCCTTAGTTATGTGAAGAAGAATCCTGACTCATCTGCGAAGTCTGTGTGGGATAAATTGAGTAAGAATAAGGAGTTTAG ATCTTATGAGGTTATGCCTTTGCAAAAAGATTTATTAAATCATATGGCTTTAATGGGTGAAGCTGCCAAAAGAGACACTGCCttagaaaagtccaag CTTCTGCTCATGGTTCTGGAAGATAAGGATATGCTGAAGATTAAAAAACTTTCTGATGAG GAAGTTAAAGATTTAGCACGACCTGGATTTATAATTGATGATATTGACAATGGTATGATTGATGAAGATTCAGATGGAGAGGATGAGTTGTTTGATTCTGTTTGTGCGATTTGTGACAATGGTGGTCAACTTTTgtg tTGTGATGGAAAGTGCATGAGGTCATTTCATGCTAATGAGGAGGATGGTGAAGAATCTACTTGTGCCTCTCTTGGTTTTAGCCGGAAGGAAGTTGat GAGATCCAGAACTTTTACTGTAAAAATTGTGAATATAATCAACATCAGTGCTTTGCATGTGGCACACTAGGCTGTTCTGATAAATTTTCTGGTGCTGAG GTTTTCAAATGTGCTTCTGCAATCTGTGGTTTCTTTTATCATCCACATTGTGTTGCAAAGTTACTTCATGGGGTAGTTGAGGATGATCTGAAGGAACTTGAGAGAAAAATTGCTGAGGGGGGACCTTTTACTTGTCCTACTCACTATTGCTGTGAATGTAAAGAAATGGAAGACAAGAAGAAACATGATTTTCACTTTGCTGTTTGTAGGCGGTGCCCCAAGTCGTATCATCGCAAATGCTTGCCAAG GGTCACAGTTG ATCATGGGCctcaaacccccccccccctttggACTTAA
- the LOC100810651 gene encoding probable long-chain-alcohol O-fatty-acyltransferase 1: MDDEIERFIKVWISAILCLCYCYYIASRIPKGFLRLLSLLPILYLFITLPLKLSSPTLVGYTSFFISWLGTFKLFLFSFNQGPLALSPPNIVQFISIASLPITPKQNPSTNEKNTTNKPKWLLFLKVLIFVMILGVYNYKETLHPDFLLVIYCCHVYLALELMLVLVGATVQTLFGFEIEPQFNEPYLCTSLQDFWGRRWNLTVTHILRPTVYDPIRRMSTSFVGPLCATSAAMLATFLVSGLVHELLYYYLTRVPPTWEVTCFFVLHGVCMVVEVAVKKVALRRGWQLHRAVSGPLVVALLAVTANWLFFPQLLRNGLDRKSIEEYAILVDFVKSKLPFKNV, from the coding sequence ATGGATGATGAAATTGAAAGGTTCATCAAAGTATGGATTTCAGCAATCTTATGtctatgttattgttattaCATAGCTTCAAGAATACCAAAGGGCTTCTTGAGACTTCTCTCCCTCCTTCCAATTCTCTACCTCTTCATCACCCTTCCCTTGAAACTCTCTTCACCCACCTTAGTTGGATAcacttccttcttcatttcttgGCTTGGCACTTTCAAGCTCTTCCTTTTCTCCTTCAACCAAGGCCCTCTTGCCCTATCACCCCCAAACATTGTTCAATTCATCTCCATTGCTTCCCTTCCCATCACCCCCAAACAAAACCCATCAACCAATGAAAAAAACACCACCAACAAACCCAAATGGCTTTTGTTCCTAAAAGTTCTTATTTTTGTAATGATCTTAGGTGTTTATAACTACAAAGAAACCTTGCATCCTGATTTCTTGTTAGTCATTTATTGCTGCCACGTGTACCTTGCCTTAGAGCTTATGTTAGTCCTTGTTGGAGCCACTGTTCAAACCCTTTTTGGTTTTGAGATAGAACCTCAATTCAACGAACCCTACCTTTGTACATCTCTTCAAGACTTTTGGGGTCGTAGATGGAACCTCACGGTTACTCATATTCTACGGCCCACCGTATACGACCCTATACGCCGTATGTCTACGAGTTTTGTCGGCCCCTTGTGTGCCACGTCAGCTGCCATGTTGGCCACGTTCCTTGTGTCCGGGCTTGTGCAcgagttattatattattacctTACACGTGTGCCTCCCACGTGGGAGGTTACGTGTTTTTTTGTGCTTCACGGTGTGTGTATGGTAGTGGAGGTGGCTGTGAAGAAGGTGGCTCTCCGTCGTGGGTGGCAGCTGCACCGTGCTGTGTCGGGGCCGCTCGTGGTGGCGCTTTTGGCGGTCACCGCGAATTGGCTGTTTTTTCCTCAACTGTTGAGGAATGGTTTGGATAGGAAGTCCATTGAGGAGTATGCTATTTTGGTGGAttttgttaagtcaaagttaccATTTAAGAATGTTTAA
- the LOC100801960 gene encoding uncharacterized protein → MVTEEEISEAVQSLLRESNPSRFTTLNQVVEELQAKLGHDLTHKIDFITAQINLLFGSRQPPQNPHRQLQQPKDHFAPPPNPNFHSAPVSVGFQLQNFSSSNAVVAAATAADASRIEAPSAPVVVEGNQVPKESTQTKVKRRGGPGGLTKICGVSPELQVIVGQPALSRTEIVKQLWAYIRKNNLQDPSNKRKIICNDELRVVFETDCTDMFKMNKLLSKHIIPLEPTKKPVPKKQKVDVESGTRSAEPTPSVIISDALANFFGITGREMLQSEVLRRIWEYIKVNQLEDPANPMAIVCDGKLQEIFGCESISALGIPEVLGRHHIFRSS, encoded by the exons aTGGTGACAGAGGAAGAAATATCTGAAGCGGTTCAGTCTCTGCTGCGGGAATCAAACCCTAGTAGATTCACGACGCTAAACCAGGTGGTGGAGGAGCTCCAGGCCAAGCTCGGCCACGACCTCACTCACAAAATCGATTTCATCACCGCGCAGATCAACCTCCTCTTCGGATCCCGACAACCGCCGCAAAACCCGCATAGGCAGTTACAACAGCCTAAGGACCATTTTGCCCCTCCGCCAAACCCTAATTTTCACTCTGCCCCTGTCAGTGTTGGCTTTCAGTTGCAGAATTTCTCTTCTTCTAACGCTGTTGTCGCTGCTGCTACTGCTGCTGATGCTTCGCGCATTGAAGCTCCTTCCGCTCCTGTTGTTGTTGAAGGCAACCAGGTTCCCAAGGAAAG TACTCAAACTAAGGTGAAGAGAAGAGGTGGCCCAGGAGGTCTCACCAAAATCTGTGGTGTTTCGCCTGAACTTCAGGTCATTGTTGGCCAGCCAGCATTGTCGAGGACTGAG ATTGTGAAGCAACTGTGGGCTTACATAAGGAAGAACAATCTCCAAGATCCCAGcaacaaaaggaaaataatttgcAATGATGAACTGCGTGTGGTGTTTGAGACGGATTGTACTGATATGTTCAAGATGAATAAGTTGCTATCTAAGCACATTATCCCCCTTGAACCAACCA AAAAGCCTGTTCCAAAGAAACAGAAGGTAGATGTGGAGTCAGGAACAAGAAGTGCTGAACCTACTCCTTCTGTAATAATATCTGATGCACTTGCTAACTTTTTCGGCATTACTGGAAGGGAGATGCTGCAGTCTGAGGTTCTGAGGCGTATCTGGGAGTACATTAAAGTCAACCAGCTAGAG GATCCTGCGAATCCTATGGCTATAGTGTGTGATGGGAAGCTTCAGGAGATCTTTGGCTGTGAAAGCATTTCGGCATTGGGGATACCTGAAGTTCTGGGCCGTCATCATATTTTTAGGAGTTCATGA